From Asterias amurensis chromosome 3, ASM3211899v1, a single genomic window includes:
- the LOC139934353 gene encoding uncharacterized protein yields the protein MGTVITKMHSKKAEKHSFPLELHEYGTLLESLNNSETSDREYYRGKTCNELLKRPVYGRICTTDSDGETVKILSSAPGRKTAFIFGPETACGALLAKKPYELLLHLGLLPEYIHLKVCIKKSRYWIILLSETLNTTENPILAATWDGLKQFIQIFYPAALESVLTHWDTIKANPVEFFEREVDFKFISTLSDTSGPQYMSYEKYLSLPKPQTAWQTRLFLYCELRMFELFTGDGLTCRQDGTKGEREYVSTNYDLSQIDRSNWVAVPITVDVPLDVRKQYGSTL from the exons ATGGGAACGGTAATAACAAAAATGCACTCAAAAAAGGCTGAGAAACACAGTTTTCCTTTAGAGTTACATGAGTATGGCACATTACTGGAAAGTTTGAACAACAGTGAAACATCGGATAGAGAATACTATCGAGGTAAAACATGTAATGAGCTTTTAAAAAGACCTGTTTATGGACGTATTTGTACGACTGACAGCGACGGCGAGACTGTGAAAATATTGTCGTCTGCTCCGGGCCGAAAGACCGCTTTTATATTCGGCCCAGAAACTGCGTGCGGTGCGCTGCTCGCTAAGAAACCGTACGAACTACTACTTCATTTGGGACTTTTACCAGAATACATCCACTTAAAG gTTTGTATCAAGAAATCGAGATACTGGATCATCCTTCTGTCTGAAACACTAAACACGACGGAAAACCCAATTCTAGCTGCCACATGGGATGGCTTGAAACAATTCATCCAGATCTTCTACCCTGCTGCTCTCGAATCAGTTCTTACCCACTGGGACACCATTAAAGCAAACCCAGTGGAATTCTTTGAGCGTGAGGTCGACTTTAAGTTCATTTCAACACTGAGTGACACATCGGGTCCTCAGTATATGAGCTACGAGAAGTATCTCTCACTGCCGAAGCCCCAGACAGCTTGGCAGACGAGGCTCTTCCTGTACTGTGAACTACGGATGTTTGAATTATTCACTGGTGATGGACTGACGTGTAGACAGGATGGAACAAAAGGAGAACGGGAGTACGTCAGTACGAACTATGACCTCTCGCAGATTGACCGAAGTAACTGGGTAGCTGTACCTATCACGGTGGATGTCCCTCTCGATGTGAGGAAACAATATGGCTCTACTTTGTAG